From a single Pseudophryne corroboree isolate aPseCor3 chromosome 6, aPseCor3.hap2, whole genome shotgun sequence genomic region:
- the LOC134934417 gene encoding histone H1B-like — translation MLKSLPSKQNIDGSETSTIDVHPYAGGAKKSGKSSGPSVSELILRAVAASKERSGVSLAAMKKALAAGGYDVEKNNSRIKVGVKGLVTKGTLTQVKGTGASGSFKLNKKQLESKKAAQKSLKPKKPAAKKAAKSPKKPKRAPSAAKSPKKAKKPTKAAAAKSPKKPKAVKPKKAAKSPAKKAAKPKAAKSPAKKVAKPKKAAAKK, via the coding sequence atgctaaaatcACTACCATCGAAACAAAACatcgatggttcggaaacatcgaccatcgatgtccatccctacgcaGGAGGAGCCAAGAAAAGCGGCAAGTCTTCAGGTCCCAGCGTCTCCGAGCTGATCCTAAGGGCCGTGGCCGCCTCTAAGGAGCGCAGTGGAGTTTCTCTTGCCGCCATGAAGAAGGCTCTGGCTGCCGGAGGCTACGATGTGGAGAAGAACAACAGTCGCATCAAAGTGGGGGTGAAAGGATTGGTGACCAAAGGAACTCTCACCCAGGTGAAAGGCACCGGCGCTTCCGGCTCCTTCAAGCTCAataagaagcagctggagagcaaGAAGGCCGCCCAGAAGTCCCTGAAACCCAAGAAACCAGCGGCAAAGAAAGCGGCCAAGTCCCCGAAGAAGCCCAAGAGAGCTCCGAGTGCAGCCAAGAGCCCGAAGAAGGCGAAGAAACCCACAAAAGCGGCTGctgccaaaagcccaaagaagcctaAAGCCGTGAAGCCTAAGAAGGCGgccaagagtccggccaagaaggcggcgaagcccaaagcCGCCAAAAGCCCGGCCAAGAAGGTAGCTAAGCCCAAGAAAGCTGCGGCCAAGAAGTGA
- the LOC134934419 gene encoding histone H4, with amino-acid sequence MSGRGKGGKGLGKGGAKRHRKVLRDNIQGITKPAIRRLARRGGVKRISGLIYEETRGVLKVFLENVIRDAVTYTEHAKRKTVTAMDVVYALKRQGRTLYGFGG; translated from the coding sequence ATGTCAGGAAGAGGCAAAGGTGGTAAGGGACTCGGGAAAGGAGGCGCTAAGCGCCACAGGAAGGTGCTGCGGGACAACATTCAGGGCATCACGAAACCTGCAATTCGCCGTCTCGCTCGCAGAGGTGGCGTGAAGCGCATTTCTGGCCTCATCTACGAGGAGACCCGTGGTGTGCTGAAGGTCTTTCTAGAGAATGTGATCCGGGACGCCGTCACTTATACCGAGCACGCCAAGAGGAAGACTGTCACAGCtatggatgtggtctatgctctcaagcgccagggCCGCACTCTGTATGGTTTTGGAGGTTAA
- the LOC134934420 gene encoding histone H2A type 1-like yields MSGRGKQGGKTRAKAKTRSSRAGLQFPVGRVHRLLRKGNYAERVGAGAPVYLAAVLEYLTAEILELAGNAARDNKKTRIIPRHLQLAVRNDEELNKLLGGVTIAQGGVLPNIQAVLLPKKTESHKPAKSK; encoded by the coding sequence ATGTCCGGAAGAGGGAAACAAGGCGGCAAGACCCGGGCAAAGGCCAAGACTCGCTCATCCAGGGCCGGTCTCCAGTTCCCAGTCGGTCGCGTTCACCGTCTGCTGAGGAAGGGAAATTATGCGGAGCGTGTGGGAGCCGGTGCCCCGGTATATCTGGCTGCAGTGCTCGAGTATCTGACCGCTGAGATTCTGGAGCTCGCCGGAAACGCCGCCCGCGACAACAAGAAGACCCGCATCatcccccgccacctgcagctggctgtgcgcaatgacgaagagctcaacaagctgctcggtggggtgaccatcgcccagggaggcgttctgcccaacatccaggccgtgctgctgcccaagaagaccGAGAGCCACAAACCGGCCAAGAGCAAGTAA
- the LOC134936611 gene encoding histone H3: MARTKQTARKSTGGKAPRKQLATKAARKSAPATGGVKKPHRYRPGTVALREIRRYQKSTELLIRKLPFQRLVREIAQDFKTDLRFQSSAVMALQEASEAYLVGLFEDTNLCAIHAKRVTIMPKDIQLARRIRGERA, encoded by the coding sequence ATGGCCAGGACCAAGCAGACCGCCCGCAAGTCTACTGGAGGCAAAGCTCCTCGCAAGCAGCTGGCAACCAAAGCTGCCCGGAAGAGCGCCCCAGCTACCGGCGGCGTGAAAAAGCCTCACCGCTACCGTCCCGGGACCGTTGCCCTGCGAGAGATCCGTCGCTACCAAAAATCCACTGAGCTGCTGatccgcaagctgcccttccagcgcCTGGTGCGGGAGATCGCCCAGGACTTTAAGACCGACCTGCGCTTCCAGAGCTCTGCCGTCATGGCCCTGCAAGAGGCCAGCGAGGCTTATCTGGTGGGGCTGTTCGAGGACACCAACCTGTGCGCCATCCACGCTAAGAGGGTGaccatcatgcccaaagacatccagctggcccgcaggatccgaggggagagggcatag
- the LOC134936610 gene encoding histone H1B-like — translation MAETAPAVAAVPPSEGAAKKKRQPKKAAGGAKKSGKSSGPSVSELILRAVAASKERSGVSLAALKKALAAGGYDVEKNNSRIKVGVKGLVTKGTLTQVKGTGASGSFKLNKKQLESKKAALKPKKPAAKKVAKSPKKPKRAPSAAKSPKKVKKPTKAAAAKSPKKPKAVKPKKAAKPKAAKSPAKKAAKPKAAKSPAKKVAKPKKAAAKK, via the coding sequence ATGGCAGAAACTGCACCAGCCGTCGCCGCTGTCCCGCCATCAGAGGGCGCAGCCAAAAAGAAGAGACAGCCGAAGAAAGCCGCAGGAGGAGCCAAGAAGAGCGGCAAGTCTTCAGGTCCCAGCGTCTCCGAGCTGATCCTAAGGGCCGTGGCCGCCTCTAAGGAGCGCAGTGGAGTTTCTCTTgccgccctgaagaaggctctggctGCCGGAGGCTACGATGTGGAGAAGAACAACAGTCGCATCAAAGTGGGGGTGAAAGGATTGGTGACCAAAGGAACTCTCACCCAGGTCAAAGGCACCGGCGCTTCCGGCTCCTTCAAGCTCAataagaagcagctggagagcaaGAAGGCCGCCCTGAAGCCCAAGAAACCAGCGGCAAAGAAAGTGGCCAAGTCCCCGAAGAAGCCCAAGAGAGCTCCGAGTGCAGCCAAGAGCCCCAAGAAGGTGAAAAAACCCACAAAAGCGGCTGctgccaaaagcccaaagaagcctaAAGCCGTGAAGCCTaagaaggcggcgaagcccaaagcagccaagagtccggccaagaaggcAGCGAAGCCCAAAGCCGCCAAAAGCCCGGCCAAGAAGGTAGCTAAGCCCAAGAAAGCTGCGGCCAAGAAGTGA